One Phragmites australis chromosome 23, lpPhrAust1.1, whole genome shotgun sequence DNA window includes the following coding sequences:
- the LOC133906368 gene encoding uncharacterized protein LOC133906368 has product MVRQLRVDSFYARLRAAASAAASSSPLLILPSAADADSLCALKALAHVLSADSIRFSIYPVASASAAASLLASFSSNNNPLCLLLINWGAHRDLRAMLPPAATAFVVDSHRPVHLHNLCAANDRVVVLFTADDEHTADLSYDFDVSSLADASDLAAEGDADDYLRVPDEDEDSDASDSDSDAEDGGRRKRRRLSDDAETDGDPVGLFGKLRRAYYRLGTFHGKPSGCLMYELAHAMRKNTNELLWLACVSLTDQFVHERITNERYQAAVMELEQYINGSGNLDPSGVGSVVTLKDGTKIRAPETSRIAYEDEPRLMLLREWSLFDSMLCSSYVATKLKTWSDNGLKKLKLLLARMGFPLADCQKNFQYMSMEVKRKMRDEFDRFLPEYGLTEFYYRSFLRVHGYRSKVSAADVVYGVTALLESLNSESKDSKEPSAAEQFWVAYAALSLSNVDQLRKGMQSAIEIQRAILRQGSSAITKTGFIRSAKKFRWVKLDDPVDTNKLCHPQALTKFCFFLMDALKERGARMKPLICACLAKEPEKVLVVGVCGKPRLGAVQGNAFGNAFRSAAEEIGADYFHDMFESSWIVLDVVAISSFMIRLTEKL; this is encoded by the coding sequence ATGGTGCGCCAGCTGCGCGTCGACTCCTTCTACGcccgcctccgcgccgccgcatccgccgccgcgtcctccTCCCCACTCCTGAtcctcccctccgccgccgacgccgactCCCTCTGCGCGCTCAAGGCCCTCGCCCACGTCCTCTCCGCCGACTCCATCCGCTTCTCCATCTACCccgtcgcctccgcctccgccgccgcgtccctcctcgcctccttctcctccaacAACAACCcgctctgcctcctcctcatcaactgGGGAGCGCACCGCGACCTCCGGGCCATGCTGCcccccgccgccaccgccttcgTCGTCGACTCCCACCGCCCCGTCCACCTGCACAACCTCTGCGCGGCCAACGACCGCGTCGTCGTGCTATTCACCGCCGACGACGAGCACACCGCCGATCTGTCGTACGACTTCGACGTCTCCTCACTCGCCGACGCGTCCGACCTCGCCGCCGAGGGGGACGCGGACGACTACCTCCGCGTCCCAGACGAGGACGAGGACTCCGATGCCTCGGACTCGGATTCGGACGCCGAGGACGGCGGCAGGAGGAAGAGGCGGCGCCTCTCCGATGACGCGGAGACGGACGGCGACCCGGTGGGCCTGTTCGGGAAGCTGCGGAGGGCGTACTACCGGCTCGGCACCTTCCACGGCAAGCCGTCGGGGTGCCTCATGTACGAGCTCGCCCACGCGATGCGCAAGAACACCAACGAGCTCCTCTGGCTCGCCTGCGTCTCCCTCACCGATCAGTTCGTCCACGAGCGCATCACCAACGAGCGCTACCAGGCCGCCGTCATGGAGCTCGAGCAGTACATCAACGGTTCGGGCAACCTTGACCCGTCCGGCGTCGGGTCGGTGGTCACGCTCAAAGACGGCACCAAGATCCGGGCGCCGGAGACCTCCCGCATCGCCTACGAGGACGAGCCAAGGCTGATGCTGCTGCGGGAGTGGAGCTTGTTCGACTCCATGCTCTGCTCCTCCTATGTCGCCACGAAGCTCAAGACGTGGAGCGACAATGGCCTCAAGAAGCTCAAGCTGCTGCTGGCGAGGATGGGTTTCCCGCTTGCTGATTGCCAGAAGAATTTCCAGTACATGAGCATGGAGGTCAAGCGCAAGATGAGGGATGAGTTTGACAGGTTCCTGCCTGAGTATGGGCTCACTGAGTTCTACTACCGGAGCTTCTTGAGGGTGCATGGATACAGATCCAAGGTGTCTGCTGCCGATGTTGTGTATGGCGTCACAGCTTTGCTCGAGTCGCTGAATTCCGAGTCAAAGGACTCAAAGGAGCCATCTGCTGCTGAGCAGTTTTGGGTTGCATACGCAGCACTGTCATTGAGTAATGTGGATCAGTTGCGGAAAGGGATGCAGTCTGCGATTGAGATACAGAGGGCTATATTGAGGCAAGGAAGCTCGGCGATTACCAAGACAGGGTTTATACGGAGTGCGAAGAAGTTTCGGTGGGTGAAGCTTGATGACCCAGTGGACACGAATAAGCTGTGCCACCCGCAGGCGCTTACCAAATTCTGTTTCTTCCTGATGGACGCCCTGAAGGAGAGGGGTGCGAGGATGAAACCACTTATCTGTGCTTGCTTGGCAAAGGAGCCCGAGAAGGTGCTGGTTGTCGGGGTATGTGGAAAGCCAAGGCTTGGGGCTGTTCAGGGCAATGCGTTTGGTAATGCGTTCAGATCAGCGGCAGAGGAGATCGGTGCAGACTATTTCCATGACATGTTTGAGTCATCATGGATTGTTCTTGACGTTGTTGCTATCAGCTCTTTCATGATTCGGTTAACGGAGAAGCTGTGA
- the LOC133906463 gene encoding large ribosomal subunit protein bL19cz-like: MMQSLLRSVCRAGSRGASAKKLLECAATPPAPTQSGPNLSSVSHLRPYRWIRPFGSQILTGDGVPAASGFCVKTLVMRRFSTVGNAEVALEDDDSSSPAVEHPPRIKFKRPDKTARHIMNILNKEAVEKVRSEREIPDVQPGCIIQMRLQVPENKRRESALKGIVIGRRNAGINTTFRLRRLVAGVGVESVFPLYSPNIKEIKILDRKKVRRAKLYYLRDRMNALRK; this comes from the exons ATGATGCAATCTTTGCTCCGGAGTGTCTGCAGAGCCGGAAGCCGTGGAGCCTCCGCGAAGAAGCTCTTGGAATGTGCTGCGACTCCTCCTGCACCCACACAGTCGGGGCCTAATCTGTCGTCCGTCAGTCACCTGAGGCCTTACCGGTGGATTCGTCCTTTTGGG AGTCAAATCCTTACCGGCGATGGTGTTCCTGCCGCCTCTGGTTTCTGCGTGAAAACTCTCGTGATGAGGCGATTTTCGACGGTGGGAAATGCCGAGGTTGCTCTCGAGGATGATGATTCCAGCTCTCCTGCCGTCGAGCATCCCCCACGCATTAAGTTCAAGAGGCCCGACAAGACTGCCAGGCACATTATGAAT ATCTTGAACAAAGAGGCAGTTGAAAAGGTCCGCTCGGAGAGAGAGATTCCCGACGTACAGCCTGGATGCATCATTCAAATGAGACTG CAAGTTCCTGAGAACAAACGGCGTGAGTCTGCTTTGAAAGGGATTGTGATAGGAAGGCGCAATGCTGGGATCAATACAACTTTCAGACTGCGTAGATTAGTAGCTGGTGTGGGAGTCGAGTCTGTGTTTCCACT TTACTCACCCAACATCAAAGAAATCAAGATCTTGGACAGGAAGAAAGTCAGGAGAGCTAAGCTGTATTACCTGAGGGACAGGATGAATGCACTTAGAAAATAA